Within Balearica regulorum gibbericeps isolate bBalReg1 chromosome 10, bBalReg1.pri, whole genome shotgun sequence, the genomic segment CTGGATGCAAAAAGCTCAGCTCAAGCCAGACATGCTGCTGGCCTGGAGCTCCAGCCTACCTGCATGGGGGATTTGGCGTAGTTGTGATTATCCAGGAAGGCTGGCAACCTCTGCACAATGGGGTTGGGGTTTGCTGGAGGCGCCCCATTGATACTGCTCGCTGTCTTTGCCACCGGTTTGGATTTGTTGGGTGGGCTCTGCGTGGCCGTGGCGTGGCCCTGGCTGATGGGCTCATCGGTGCCATCTGCCAtacaagcacagcacagcttttCACAACCAGCACCATCGCTTTTTACTCCATGTCCTCTGCCACCCCTTGCCCACCCCACATAAAAGAAGAGCTCTTGCGCTCCACCAGACCATCGCATCCACTTCCCATTCCACATCCAGCTGTCACCAATGTCCCCAAGCTTAAGCCCTCCCATTTTCAAGCTCTGCGTCCCTCCAACACTCCTCCCCAGCACTGAGGCATCTACCGCATCACAGCACAGTGCGTACGGAGCTGGGCTGGTAGAAAAGAAAGCGAAGCTGACCACAAAACTGCCTCAAGCTCACTATCACCAGCCTGTGCTCACTCCGACGCAAGCCAGCCTGGCAACACCATGGGTATGGGGGGGTCTACCTGGATGGGCGCTCTCTGGAGCCACAGtcttgctgctggctggcttTGCCTCTTCAGGAGATTGAGACTCCTGAGACTTCTGGGTCTGGATCAGCTCAGGCTGAGTTACTCGGATAAGCTTGAAGGCAAATGACAGATAGAGACTGAGCGCTGGACCGGGGTGACCCAAACCACATCCCTCCCATTCAGGCACTGCAGAAGAACTTGTGAGGGAGAGCCAACTGCTGAGTGGCCACGTGCCCATCAACTGATGATGCCATGGATAACCAGCCTTGCTGCTTGGCCTTTTGCTCCTCACCTGGGAGGTTATCTCCTCTCCCCAGAAGTCATTTCCCAAGGCCAAAAAAACTCCCCAAAATCCAGGCCCCCCACAGCACAGGGAGATGTCCTCAAAACAGAGTCTATTCCCACCCCAGGCTCACACTCCCTCAGGGCTTGGGCTGTCCTACCTGCTGCAAGGCCTCCAGCACAGTCTGGCGGTTCATCTTCAGGATGTGCAGTTTGGACTCGTACTTCATCCTCCGATCAGGCACCACCGCCATCAGGTTGAAGCGGATGTCGTGGTACGGCTCCCTGCAGGAAGGGACAGCAATGTCAGCCACAAGCTGGTGGTGGAAAACCCGTCTCCCACAACCTGTGCCAGCGCTTGGTCACCTTCATGCCCAAGCATCCAAGAGGCCGAGCTCAGGACCAGAAGCACCATTCCTTCTCCTATGGACTGAAGCTAACAGGGACCTAATCTGGCCACTCTTATCCTGCACGGCCATTTGCAGGGACTCTGCATCACACAGAGAATGCAGCTTCTCTGCGTGCTCTGAAGGCAGGTAGATTGTAGGCAAGAGAAGGCAAGGAGGCAGTGCGCCTGCGCCCCTCCCAAGCAACGTTCTCCACCCACACTTCCACAACAGGGACCACAGTAGACATAATCCAGGGAAAAATGGTGAGGGGCTAGTGCCTGCACCATGGCCTGGGACATTACCCTGCAGTGGCCAGGCCGATGCGCTCCATGATTACTCTCCTGGCTTTATCTGTCCATTCCTCGTCATCAGCCCATGGCCCTGTGATAACAAGACAGAGCTGGAATTAGCAAAGCAGGCCAAGGGTCCTGCTTCAGACTCACAGAGCGGATCCTGCCATCCCCACAAGAGGCAATCGCACGGCTCCCTTACATACCAGGGAGCAAGTCAAGAAGGAGCCCAGGAGGCAGAAGGACCATGCTGTCAGCCCATACGTGGAAccccctgcctctgccttccGAATGGAAAACGTGACTTATCTGCAGGGCAGAAAGGTGAGTTTTGAACCCTACAGACCACAAGCGATTCACAGGCTCCGGGCTCACAAAGTCCAAGGAAATCCCAGGTCTTGCTGGGATCCACCTGCCACTGGATCTGGTGCCGTGCTTAAGAAACCTAAGTGCTTGAAGCGAGTACCTTACCAAAAGGCCTGACAGACAGAGCAAAGTCCTAGTGGTGATAAATAAGTGTCTAAAAGACAGAATTAGTGGTCAAGTTGAAAGAGAAGGGAGTAACCCAAGCAGCCTGCTGGGATCTGCATTGGGACATTGTGCCTCAACACACAGTGGTTATTTGGCacaaggagaggggaaggaggaggcaaaTTCTGCTTGCGATACCAAGTtatttcagagctgcagaaggagctCATGACCCAGAGCAACTGGGGAGGAAAATGGCAAGGCTGGAAAAAGCAATGCAATGCGTCTAGAAATAACTGCCTTCTAGACACAGTCCCCAGCGCATAGGCTCCAAAATGAGCTATCAAAACTCAGGACAAATCTGGGAGCCATTGGAGCAATTCTCCACGAACATGAGCTAACATTTAgaggcaatgaaaaataatacatttggACATACCAGTGTCTATTCAACTGTATCAATGAGTAGGGACAGGAGGGTTCTTACCGTGGTCAATGGGATAGACCTTGAGCCCGTCCAGCTCAAACAGCCGTCCCTTGATGGGGACATAACTGACAAAATGAAAAGCCTCCATGGTTCGCACAGCACTGATACCGTTCTGCTTTTCCGGCAAGTGCCGTGGCTCCGGCCTGCAAGGGCAAGAGAGGCAAGAGGTCAGCGGAGAGTCTGCCTCCTCCAGCGAAAGGGAGCTGCAAGAGAGCCCCTCACTCACCTGGCATGGCTGTTATGGGCCTTGGCCAGCTCTGGGGCGTTGCCGATGGCATAGCCTTTACTCTGCAGCAAACAGCAAGAGAGGCAAACAATTGAGAAGTGACAGGAAACAAAACGCTTCACCCACCGGCTACGCACTGCCTCCCTCCATCCATACACAGGACTGGGAGGGCAACTTTCAGGCACATACTCTGCTGAGTTACAGGTAAAACCCAAGATGAAAAGAACACACAATTTCTGCTAAAGAAATTACACCTAGAGAGAAACACAGACTTCAAGATAGGTCTGAAGGTAGGAGAGAGGACTTTTGATCACAGACTTAGAGACTGCACTTGGGCTAGAGAATAACACAACAGAAGGCTCAGAGCTGTGCCCAGCGTAAGGGGACCAAGGCTCTGGGCAAGGCAAGGTAGGAAGATGAGAGGGCACACCCCTGCCCCTACCTCAGGGCTAAATCCTTTGGTGAAATCCTTCATGCGGCTCAGCGTGGGGCCCAGGTCGACATTGTTGCAGTTCAGGAGGACGCTCAGGAGGGCGTGGGTGGCACAGGAATTGGGGATCAGCTGGAGGGTGACACAAGGAACAAGGCAACCCTTCAACAACCCTTCAGAGTCAACAATAATCAACTGAAAAGTACTGACACAAGAACCGCTTGTGAGAGTAGCGACTTGACCTCAGCTctcaaaggaaggaaggagtcAGTCTCGTTTAGTGAGCCACACCGTGCCCCCATGAGTATCTGCTCACAGTGCAGGCCATGGACAGGCTCGCAGGCCTCCCTGGATTCCCTCCAACCTGGAGCTCAGGGCAGAGGCTCCCTAGAAAGAGGAGCTGCCCTCAGGACCAGCAAGAGCACTGCAGCCTCTCAGTATCACGTTGTTTCCCTGAAGTGCCACATGAGACACACACACTTTTCCCTTGCCTCCAACCTACCTGGTGAGCAAAGAACATGTTATTAACGATGTCATCGTCGATCACCGACGTCTCATCCACCAGGGTAGAGACCTTCCGGCGTGATCTGCGCTCCTCAATCCACTTGAACAGGAAGATGAACCCATACACAGGGCTGTGGAGAGAAGTCAGCAGCTGCATCATTTTGGATGGACCACACCAgtggggctgctctgcccagtGCCAGAAACCTTCTGCTTCAAACAACGGGCGGagcaaagacagagagaaaaagcagaaccaCCAGCCCCATCTTTCTGGAAGTGACTATCCCCACCTGAGTCCCCTCAGACGCACATTGCCCAAGACACTCTCCTGCACTGATGCTCCAGGCTCAGACAACAATCAAGCTTGAAAACTTTGGGGTTTGACAGGTCTTAAGAGGCTCAGACAGGGAAACAGGAGGTGAAATTCACCTTTGGACACTGACCAACCTGCAGAATAGTGTCTGACCACCAAATGACTCCTCCTTTTAAATATACGTTGTATTCATTTTCAAGAGAGGTTCAGTGGCTTTTAAGAAAGCAACAGCCTCAAAGCCATTTCAAAGTGCTGAGACAGGGAGAGAGCCCAGACTGCAAGCACGCTGGTTGGCACTGCACCTCTCCACGGGGAAAGGCAGATGAATCCCTTGAAGTATGTCCCTCACCTGCCCCACAAGGTCTTTCTCAAGGCATGAGATCACCCGCCTGCCCCCAACCTGTTGAAGCGCTCCTGGTTCATCACTTACAATGCTGCCTGACAAGCTCACATGGGCCCTTCTGAATGCCTGGCAACGAGCACCTGGGCCCACAGACCATTCTGCTGCTTAAAACTGACAATTTCATGCCTGTGACTTACCCTTGGCATTTGCTCTGCAGATCATAAATCTCTTCAACTTGCACTCCCTTGACCCCTGCAAACAAAGGGCAGAAGCTGGTATAAAGCCCACCTGAAAGGACTAGGAGTAATGTCAAGTGTGAAACCAACTTCCCAGGAAGGCTTCTTGTACTCACCAAAATCTTCGACCAGGAGTGTGAAGAGACCTGAAAAGGAACAAACCAACAGATTACGTCTGAGTgaagagagcagagagaggaaacCTGCTGCCACCGGCCCCTCAAAGGTCCCACGCAGTCCCAGGCCACGGTGCAGCCAGAAAAAccgcagcagagcagcaccaggATCATGGTGACTCCCCAGCAGCTGTTGAGCCCTTGCTCGCTACAGACGTGCTCTAGCTCTGCCCTTCATCCCTCCATGCCCGTTCATCACCCTCTTCCTCAAGAGGACCTGAACACCTGAACCAACCCTCTCCTGTTGGAGCCAGATGAAGCTGGACCCACCTTCAGCATCCTGACACACTGCAGATGGCCTGCCAAGAAGTAAACCCCCACCAtgaacagcagcagggagcaccTCAACGACAAGCACACTTCTAACTGGGCGGAAACGTGGCTAAATAGATCacaggacattttaaaagaagatcaTTTATGTTCTTGTTAGTGAAAGACAGCCGGTGAAGGGAAAgccagctcagagcagcaggacTGTGGGGAAGTCCGAGGGCTGAAAGGCTCGTCTTCATCTCCCTCTCTCCTGGGAGACCAAATCCAAGAGCCTGTCTCCAGTGACTACCAAATTCCCATTGCAGAAGGACATAACCAGGGATACAGACACAACGGCAAAGAGACCAAAGGGTTATTAGACATCAGTGACTGAGCAGCAGCTTCCACTACAATGCCGTAGAAAAGGCAGTCGGCCCAATTTTTAGGcaatccccccccccgcatGCGGAGTTAGTGAGCTCGAGACTAGAATAATAAATCTACTTCTTTCGCTCCCATATAAAGGCTGCTGAAAGCCTGGGAGGAAGGCCAGGGAATATCAGTAAAAAGGATTCAATCCTGAGAAACGTCCCTGTAAGCAAAAGATTTAAGGAACCTGATGTAAGTGGCTCAGTCAAGAAAGGAAGAGCCCAAAGGGCGTCCACACCAAAGTGTAAATGACTAAAACAGGGAAGAAACTTCTGGGAGCAAAGAGTCTTCATTAATTTAGCAGAAAACATTGTATTTCTTACAAAATTGTCAGTGGGAAGAAACACACTATGGAAATAACATGCTTCAAACCAGTGACAGCCTCCTGGCCATGCAACGCCACTACACCAAACCCTGGCACCTTCCTgacagagatgtttttgctgAGAATACTTGACGCCGTAGAGGGGTGTGTCGTACAGGTGACATCTGCAGAGACTTCAGGCAGCGCCGCAGCCTCGCTGCCTTCCTTGCAGCAACCCCCTTAGGGCAAGCGGTCCTTGCAGACCATAAGGGTCTTCAGATGCTCATTACAGCTGCGGCTCTTGTTCCATCTTTAATGGCGTCTGTTACAGAAGCAGGAGTTGCAGCTACTTACAGGTAGAGTCTCTCAACTGTAAAAGCTTCCGCAAAAGCCAACAGCCTCACTCACTCTCCAATTTCAACAGTTACAGTCTACTGATCACGGCAAAACACGTGCGATGTGAGACGTGAACCGTATCACAAGCTCTGCCTCGCCACCAAGGCAGATTTGCATCAGAGCAAGGGTTTGCAAACCCAAACAACCGCAAATGCCGAAAGCAGTGCTGCTCCCGCAGGTACCACCAGAAGACCAAGCAGGACTTCCAAGCTCGCTGTGGCTCAGGCTGGAGCACTCCCGCATCTCCGCAGCAGTTCTCCAGGACTGTGTGTCAGACCAGCAGGGCTGCACCACAGGAGATGGGAAGTCAGCCGTCACGTGTTTTCCTCCAGTCTGATTAACATTGCTGGGGAGTCAGAGAGAGGATGAAGCCAAGCTTCTCCAAGCACACTGGGAAAGGACGAGAAGTG encodes:
- the BAP1 gene encoding ubiquitin carboxyl-terminal hydrolase BAP1 isoform X2 — its product is MNKGWLELESDPGLFTLLVEDFGVKGVQVEEIYDLQSKCQGPVYGFIFLFKWIEERRSRRKVSTLVDETSVIDDDIVNNMFFAHQLIPNSCATHALLSVLLNCNNVDLGPTLSRMKDFTKGFSPESKGYAIGNAPELAKAHNSHARPEPRHLPEKQNGISAVRTMEAFHFVSYVPIKGRLFELDGLKVYPIDHGPWADDEEWTDKARRVIMERIGLATAGEPYHDIRFNLMAVVPDRRMKYESKLHILKMNRQTVLEALQQLIRVTQPELIQTQKSQESQSPEEAKPASSKTVAPESAHPDGTDEPISQGHATATQSPPNKSKPVAKTASSINGAPPANPNPIVQRLPAFLDNHNYAKSPMQEEEDLAAGVGRSRVPVRQHQQYSDDEDDYDDDDEEEVRNTNSAIRYKRKGQVKQEHVAGAADGQLSVLQPNTINVLAEKLKESQKDLSIPLSIKTSGGGTAVAVVTHSQPSPTPSNESTDTASEIGSAFNSPLRSPIRSANPTRPSSPVTSHISKVLFGEEDGLLRVDCMRYNRAVRDLGPVISTGLLHLTEDGVFCPLAVADGGKSSPPSIKPGEEALVAIKLDEKEGSEASDSKEKELLALLKCVEAEIANYEACLKEEVEKRKKFKIDDQRRTHNYDEFICTFISMLAQEGMLASLVEQNISVRRRQGVSIGRLHKQRKPDRRKRSRPYKAKRQ